A section of the Mastomys coucha isolate ucsf_1 unplaced genomic scaffold, UCSF_Mcou_1 pScaffold15, whole genome shotgun sequence genome encodes:
- the LOC116092105 gene encoding olfactory receptor 1094 has translation MSRHQPGYTVQRIQVNNVTDITMFVLTGFTDDADIQVLLFLLFLVIYLFTLIGNLGLVLLVIGDSRLHNPMYCFLSVLSFLDACYSTVVTPKMLVNFLSKDKSISYSGCVTEMFLFVTFGTTECFLLAAMAYDRYVAIYSPLLYVVKMSPRVYIPLIIACYSGGIMHATIHTVATFSLSFCSSNEIRHVFCDIPPLLAISCSNTNINQLLLFYCVGFIEIITILIVLVSYSFILFAILKMNSAEGRRKIFSTCGSHLTGVSIYHGTILFMYVRPSSNYALEHDMIVSTFYTIVIPMLNPIIYSLRNKDVKEAMKKIFERNFFMNKVHFKF, from the coding sequence ATGTCGAGACACCAACCAGGTTACACTGTACAAAGAATTCAAGTGAACAATGTGACAGACATCACCATGTTTGTACTAACAGGCTTTACTGATGATGCTGACATTCAAGtcttgttatttcttttgtttcttgtgatTTATCTTTTTACTCTTATAGGCAACTTAGGACTTGTTTTGCTAGTCATTGGAGATTCCAGGCTTCACAATCCCATGTActgttttttaagtgttttatcaTTCCTAGATGCCTGTTATTCCACAGTGGTTACTCCGAAGATGTTGGtcaattttctttcaaaagataAATCTATCTCATACTCTGGTTGTGTGACAGAGATGTTTCTCTTTGTTACGTTTGGAACCACAGAATGCTTCCTGTTAGCAGCAATGGCTTATGACCGCTATGTAGCCATCTACAGCCCACTTCTGTATGTAGTGAAAATGTCACCTAGAGTCTACATACCTCTTATCATAGCTTGTTATTCAGGTGGAATTATGCATGCTACTATACACACAGTGGCTACCTTTagcctttctttctgttcatCCAATGAAATTAGGCATGTCTTCTGtgacattcctccattgcttgcTATCTCTTGTTCAAACACAAATATAAACCAGCTTCTGCTCTTCTATTGTGTAGGTTTCATTGAGATTATCACCATCCTGATTGTCTTGGTCTCTTACAGTTTCATACTCTTCGCAATTCTTAAGATGAATTCTGCTGAAGGTAGGAGAAAGATATTTTCTACGTGTGGTTCTCACCTTACAGGAGTGTCCATTTATCATGGGACaattctttttatgtatgtgagaccTAGTTCTAACTATGCTTTGGAACATGACATGATTGTGTCAACATTTTATACTATTGTGATTCCAATGCTGAATCCCATCATCTACAGTCTGAGAAACAAAGATGTAAAAGAggcaatgaaaaaaatttttgagaGAAATTTCTTCATGAACAAagtgcattttaaattttaa